One region of Ahniella affigens genomic DNA includes:
- the coq7 gene encoding 2-polyprenyl-3-methyl-6-methoxy-1,4-benzoquinone monooxygenase, translating into MSTFRSASFLDLALGAIDDARGAGYAEPVQPNRAHPAAGIPVPELGASERDDVAGLMRINHTGEVCAQALYKGQAAMAKDPATRAQLLQAAQEEQDHLSWCADRLRELDAPPSLLNPLWYLGSYAIGATAAAVSDRISLGFVVETERQVEAHLQSHLERLPVQDDRSRAILSTMQAEEIEHADHALASGAMALPQPVRRLMGQMADVMRFLAYRV; encoded by the coding sequence ATGAGTACATTTCGCAGCGCTTCCTTTCTGGATCTTGCACTTGGCGCGATCGATGACGCGCGCGGCGCTGGGTATGCCGAGCCCGTGCAACCAAATCGCGCCCATCCAGCCGCCGGCATTCCGGTGCCGGAGCTCGGCGCGAGCGAACGCGATGATGTCGCTGGCTTGATGCGCATTAACCACACTGGCGAGGTCTGCGCGCAGGCCTTGTACAAAGGTCAGGCCGCCATGGCCAAGGATCCCGCCACGCGTGCGCAGCTGCTGCAGGCCGCCCAGGAGGAACAGGACCATTTGAGTTGGTGTGCCGATCGTCTTCGGGAACTGGACGCACCGCCTTCGTTGTTGAATCCACTCTGGTATCTGGGCAGCTATGCGATCGGCGCCACTGCGGCGGCCGTCAGTGACCGGATCAGCCTTGGTTTTGTCGTCGAAACCGAACGTCAAGTCGAGGCCCACCTGCAATCGCACCTCGAACGCCTGCCAGTCCAAGACGATCGCTCCAGAGCAATCCTCTCGACGATGCAGGCTGAAGAGATCGAACACGCTGACCATGCGTTGGCGAGCGGCGCCATGGCGTTGCCACAGCCCGTGCGGCGGCTGATGGGCCAGATGGCGGACGTGATGCGGTTTCTGGCGTATCGGGTTTGA
- a CDS encoding H-NS family nucleoid-associated regulatory protein — MSVDLRGLNARQLRDLISNAQKRQMELAEENVKQVRERCLKLISDEGLTFDQVFGQGRPKKPAANGDAGSNKKAVAPKYRNPANPLQTWAGRGKRPKWFSDALADGITEAQMYLG; from the coding sequence GTGAGTGTCGACTTGAGAGGGCTCAATGCCCGTCAATTACGTGATTTGATTTCAAATGCCCAAAAGCGGCAAATGGAATTAGCAGAAGAAAATGTCAAACAGGTACGCGAGCGCTGTCTCAAACTGATCTCCGATGAAGGTCTGACCTTTGACCAGGTCTTTGGTCAGGGGCGCCCGAAAAAGCCCGCTGCGAATGGGGATGCTGGCTCGAACAAGAAGGCCGTAGCGCCCAAATACCGGAATCCAGCCAACCCATTGCAGACGTGGGCGGGGCGGGGCAAGCGGCCAAAATGGTTTTCCGATGCATTAGCTGACGGCATTACGGAAGCGCAAATGTATTTAGGTTGA
- a CDS encoding proline--tRNA ligase, with product MRLSQFHLSTVKEVPADAEIVSHQLMLRAGLIKKLAAGIYTWTPLGLKVLRKVETVVREEMNRAGALEVLMPSIQPRELWEETERWQKFGGQLLKIKDRKQQEFCYGPTHEEVITDFARQELRSYKQLPINFYQIQTKFRDEIRPRFGVMRAREFLMKDAYSFHLSKDCMAREYQNMYQAYTRIFTRLGLKFRAVFADTGAIGGSASHEFHVLADSGEDAIAFATGSDYAANVELAEAVAPATPRPAAAEAMAKVATPKEKTCEDVAKLLGINIDKTVKTVAYCVDTEKDAQFVLVLVRGDHNVNEVKLTKVAGLAECRLATEKEIRAMLGASPGSLGPVTAITTKEIQAEDIAENRLWTDPTTSRLKDVTRRLRVIADRTVAAMGDFVVGANEDGFHLTHVNFGRDLAEPEVVADVRSVVTGDPSPDGHGEIRIGRGIEVGHVFQLGQKYAEAMKATVSDEQGKNQVMFMGCYGIGVSRIVAAAIEQNFDANGIIWPEPMAPYKVAVCMINPKGDAKVTEAAVALYEQLQAAGVEAVLDDRGLRPGAMFADIELIGVPHRVVVSERGLTAGTYEYRARRATEAEALSLSQVGERLGVLLTD from the coding sequence ATGCGCCTCAGTCAGTTCCACCTCAGCACCGTCAAAGAAGTTCCCGCCGACGCCGAAATCGTCAGTCATCAGCTGATGCTGCGTGCCGGTTTGATCAAGAAACTCGCCGCTGGCATTTATACCTGGACCCCGCTCGGGCTCAAGGTACTGCGCAAGGTCGAAACGGTGGTCCGTGAGGAAATGAACCGCGCAGGCGCGCTCGAGGTGTTGATGCCGTCGATCCAGCCGCGCGAACTTTGGGAAGAGACCGAGCGCTGGCAGAAGTTCGGCGGTCAGCTGCTGAAGATCAAGGACCGCAAGCAGCAGGAGTTCTGCTACGGACCCACGCATGAGGAAGTGATCACCGACTTTGCGCGTCAGGAACTCCGTTCCTACAAGCAGCTGCCGATCAATTTCTATCAGATCCAAACCAAGTTCCGCGACGAAATCCGGCCGCGCTTCGGGGTAATGCGCGCGCGCGAGTTCCTGATGAAGGACGCCTACTCCTTCCATCTGAGCAAGGACTGCATGGCCCGGGAATACCAGAACATGTATCAGGCCTACACGCGCATCTTCACCCGCCTCGGGCTGAAGTTCCGTGCGGTGTTTGCCGATACGGGTGCGATTGGCGGCTCGGCGTCGCATGAGTTCCATGTGCTGGCTGATTCGGGCGAAGACGCGATCGCGTTTGCGACCGGCTCCGACTACGCTGCGAATGTCGAATTGGCCGAAGCCGTGGCGCCGGCGACGCCGCGTCCGGCAGCGGCTGAGGCGATGGCCAAGGTTGCCACGCCGAAGGAAAAAACCTGCGAGGACGTGGCCAAGCTGCTCGGCATCAACATCGACAAGACCGTCAAGACGGTGGCCTACTGTGTCGACACCGAAAAAGACGCGCAATTTGTGCTGGTGCTGGTCCGCGGCGACCACAACGTCAACGAGGTCAAGCTGACCAAAGTTGCCGGCCTGGCCGAGTGCCGCCTCGCGACCGAGAAGGAGATCCGCGCGATGCTCGGCGCGTCGCCAGGGTCGTTGGGGCCAGTCACCGCCATTACAACCAAAGAAATCCAGGCCGAAGACATTGCCGAAAACCGGCTGTGGACCGATCCGACGACCAGCCGATTGAAGGACGTCACGCGTCGCCTGCGCGTTATTGCCGACCGCACCGTGGCCGCCATGGGTGACTTTGTCGTCGGCGCGAACGAAGACGGCTTCCACCTGACGCACGTGAACTTCGGCCGTGACCTCGCCGAGCCGGAAGTGGTGGCTGACGTGCGCAGCGTGGTAACCGGTGATCCGTCGCCGGACGGCCATGGCGAGATCCGCATTGGTCGCGGCATCGAGGTCGGCCATGTCTTCCAACTCGGTCAGAAGTACGCCGAGGCCATGAAGGCCACAGTCAGCGACGAGCAGGGCAAGAACCAGGTCATGTTCATGGGCTGCTACGGGATTGGTGTGTCGCGTATCGTCGCGGCGGCGATCGAGCAGAATTTCGATGCCAATGGGATCATTTGGCCCGAGCCGATGGCGCCGTACAAGGTCGCGGTCTGCATGATCAACCCGAAGGGTGATGCGAAGGTGACTGAAGCTGCCGTCGCGCTCTACGAACAGCTGCAGGCCGCAGGCGTGGAGGCTGTGCTCGACGATCGCGGGCTCCGTCCGGGCGCGATGTTCGCCGACATCGAGCTGATCGGTGTGCCGCATCGTGTTGTGGTCTCCGAACGTGGTCTCACTGCCGGCACCTACGAGTACCGCGCCCGCCGCGCAACCGAGGCCGAGGCGTTAAGCCTGTCCCAAGTTGGCGAGCGCCTCGGCGTCCTGTTGACTGACTGA
- a CDS encoding (Fe-S)-binding protein, with the protein MAPQANTQSNIALLSGCTGHALDRAAIAAVIEIATALRHSITILPPQCCGSLHRHAGDLETATALQSAMRNTLEAAGDTTIVHLNSGCDQQVRMIAGIAKRPALTVLQWLTAQSASLRFRQSAERVALHHPCTSSQSERQAVERLLRMVPGLDIRILDQHAGCCGAAGDQFLRDTERADAFVTRWLAGYASSNASIILSSNIGCSLQLSNQDTISATIMHPVVFLASLMEPSA; encoded by the coding sequence ATGGCACCCCAAGCGAATACGCAAAGCAACATCGCGTTGCTTTCTGGTTGCACCGGCCACGCATTGGATCGCGCGGCGATCGCTGCAGTCATAGAGATCGCGACAGCGCTCCGTCATTCGATCACCATCTTGCCGCCGCAGTGCTGCGGCAGTCTGCACCGACATGCTGGGGATTTGGAGACTGCCACGGCGTTGCAGTCGGCCATGCGAAATACACTTGAGGCCGCCGGCGACACGACCATCGTGCATCTCAACTCGGGCTGTGACCAACAGGTCCGAATGATTGCGGGCATCGCTAAGCGCCCGGCCTTGACGGTATTGCAGTGGCTGACGGCGCAATCCGCTTCGCTTCGTTTCCGGCAGAGCGCGGAGCGCGTCGCCTTGCATCATCCATGCACGAGCAGCCAATCGGAACGACAAGCCGTGGAACGCCTGTTGCGCATGGTCCCGGGATTGGACATCCGCATTCTTGATCAGCATGCCGGATGCTGCGGCGCTGCGGGTGATCAGTTCCTGCGCGACACTGAGCGCGCAGACGCGTTTGTGACACGTTGGCTCGCCGGTTACGCGAGCAGCAACGCGTCAATCATTTTGAGCAGCAATATTGGCTGCAGCCTGCAACTCAGCAATCAGGACACCATTTCGGCGACAATCATGCATCCCGTGGTGTTTCTGGCCTCGCTAATGGAGCCATCCGCATGA
- a CDS encoding AAA family ATPase, protein MRFDSTERYIATDDLKLAVNAAITLQRPLLIKGEPGTGKTLLAEEIAKSMSAPLLEWHIKSTTKAQHGLYEYDAVARLRDSQLGDPRVADIKNYIIPGKLWEAFASPERVVLLIDEIDKADIEFPNDLLRELDRMDFHVYETRETVRAIHRPIVIITSNNEKELPDAFLRRCFFHYIRFPDPDTLLRIVDVHFPNLKRELINEALTAFFQVRETPALKKKPSTSELLDWIKLLVAEDIPIEVLREKNQKKSIPPLYGALLKNEADVQLFEKLAFLSRRS, encoded by the coding sequence ATGCGCTTTGACAGTACCGAACGCTACATCGCCACTGATGATCTGAAGTTGGCGGTGAACGCCGCGATCACCTTGCAACGACCGCTGCTGATCAAAGGCGAGCCCGGCACGGGCAAGACGCTGCTCGCCGAAGAGATCGCGAAATCGATGTCGGCACCGCTGCTCGAATGGCACATCAAATCGACCACAAAAGCGCAACACGGATTGTACGAGTACGACGCCGTGGCCCGCCTACGAGACTCGCAGCTCGGCGACCCGCGCGTGGCGGACATCAAGAACTACATCATCCCGGGCAAGCTCTGGGAAGCCTTCGCGTCGCCCGAACGCGTGGTGTTGCTGATTGACGAAATCGACAAGGCCGATATCGAGTTCCCGAACGACCTGCTCCGTGAGCTCGACCGGATGGATTTCCATGTTTACGAAACGCGGGAAACCGTGCGGGCGATCCACCGGCCGATTGTGATCATCACGAGCAACAACGAGAAGGAACTGCCCGACGCGTTCCTCCGCCGCTGCTTCTTCCACTACATCCGCTTTCCGGACCCAGACACCCTGCTTCGCATTGTCGACGTGCACTTCCCGAATCTGAAGCGCGAGTTGATCAACGAGGCATTGACCGCGTTCTTCCAAGTCCGCGAAACGCCAGCGCTGAAGAAAAAGCCAAGCACGTCAGAACTCTTGGATTGGATCAAGCTCCTGGTCGCCGAAGACATTCCGATCGAAGTGCTCCGTGAGAAGAATCAGAAAAAGTCGATCCCGCCGCTATACGGCGCGTTGCTGAAGAACGAGGCCGACGTGCAGCTCTTCGAAAAGTTGGCGTTCCTCAGCCGGCGCAGCTAA
- the tatB gene encoding Sec-independent protein translocase protein TatB yields MFEVGFSEMVVIAVIALIVLGPERLPKAARMIGALTRRARSAVTNLRNELEREIAADELKRHLKEAEQSIQSAVQEVAKVDPLAGIKDDLNSLTPTDQPKP; encoded by the coding sequence ATGTTTGAGGTTGGCTTCAGCGAAATGGTGGTCATCGCGGTGATCGCCCTCATCGTGCTTGGCCCGGAGCGGCTGCCTAAAGCGGCCCGCATGATCGGGGCTCTGACACGACGGGCGCGTTCGGCGGTGACAAACTTGCGCAATGAACTCGAGCGCGAAATTGCGGCCGACGAATTGAAGCGGCACCTGAAGGAAGCTGAGCAGAGCATCCAGTCGGCGGTTCAGGAAGTCGCCAAAGTCGACCCGCTGGCCGGCATCAAGGATGACTTGAACAGCCTGACACCGACGGATCAGCCGAAACCATGA
- the crp gene encoding cAMP-activated global transcriptional regulator CRP has product METMPKSVTPRALALDDATLARFLSACHRRRYPNRTAIFMPGDRADVIYYIVDGSLSVVAEDDDGRELILAYLNKGEFIGELGLFVETRKREVLVRTRASCELAEISYERLLQLFEGALRDECPRILFAIGSQLTRRLLHTSRKVSRLAFMDVTGRISRALLDLCAEPDALSHPQGTQIRVSRQELSRIVGCSREMAGRVLKQLEEQTKISVTGKTIVVFGTRG; this is encoded by the coding sequence ATGGAAACCATGCCAAAAAGTGTCACCCCCAGGGCTTTGGCCTTGGACGACGCCACCCTGGCGCGCTTTTTGTCTGCCTGTCACCGCCGGCGCTACCCCAATCGCACGGCGATCTTCATGCCTGGCGACCGGGCGGACGTCATCTATTACATCGTCGATGGCTCCCTGTCAGTTGTCGCCGAAGACGATGACGGTCGCGAGCTCATCTTGGCCTACCTGAACAAGGGAGAGTTCATTGGCGAGCTGGGTCTGTTCGTCGAGACCAGAAAGCGCGAAGTGCTGGTGCGCACGCGTGCGTCTTGCGAACTGGCCGAGATCAGTTACGAGCGACTGTTGCAGCTGTTCGAGGGCGCGCTCCGCGATGAGTGCCCGCGAATCCTGTTCGCGATTGGCTCGCAGCTGACCCGGCGCCTCCTGCACACGAGCCGCAAGGTCAGCCGCCTGGCGTTCATGGATGTGACGGGCCGGATATCCCGGGCGCTGCTCGACCTCTGCGCCGAGCCAGATGCACTTTCGCACCCGCAGGGCACCCAGATCCGGGTGTCGCGCCAGGAGCTCTCGCGCATCGTTGGGTGCTCACGCGAAATGGCTGGTCGTGTCTTGAAGCAGTTGGAAGAACAGACCAAGATTTCCGTGACGGGCAAGACCATTGTGGTGTTCGGGACCCGCGGCTGA
- a CDS encoding vWA domain-containing protein encodes MLISFLLAVRIGGLKTSITEFLALLEALKHGFAQCSISEFHSLARTCLVKDESQYDRFDRVFKAWFDGIENATNGLFGKVPEDWLRAQFEREFSEAEKAKVRQLGSLEELMKQFAERLAEQQKTHQGGNRWIGTNGTSPFGNNGFHPGGMRVGGSSRNRSAAKVWEQRQFANLDDQVELGTRNIKIALRKLRRFARLGAAEELDLERTIEGTARNAGWLDLKFRPERHNAVKVLLFLDVGGSMDTHVQLCEELFSATKSEFKHLEHFYFHNFVYERVWRDNKMRWQETTPMFDVLHKFGSDYRVIFVGDASMAPSEISMPGGSIEHWNEESGATWLTRITDLYPRAIWLNPVPEPQWEWTPSIAMTRELMGERMFPMTLAGLDRAIQKLRA; translated from the coding sequence ATGCTGATCTCCTTCCTGCTCGCAGTCCGGATTGGCGGCTTGAAGACCAGCATCACCGAGTTCCTGGCGTTGCTGGAAGCGCTGAAACACGGCTTTGCGCAGTGTTCGATCAGCGAATTTCACAGCTTGGCGCGCACTTGCCTGGTCAAGGACGAAAGTCAGTACGACCGCTTTGATCGGGTCTTCAAGGCGTGGTTCGATGGGATCGAGAACGCCACGAACGGGCTGTTCGGCAAGGTGCCGGAAGATTGGCTGCGGGCGCAGTTCGAACGCGAGTTCAGCGAGGCGGAAAAGGCCAAAGTCCGCCAGCTTGGCAGCTTGGAAGAACTGATGAAGCAGTTCGCCGAACGCCTTGCTGAGCAGCAGAAAACGCATCAGGGCGGCAATCGCTGGATCGGCACGAACGGCACCTCGCCATTTGGCAACAACGGCTTTCACCCGGGAGGGATGCGGGTCGGTGGCAGCTCCCGCAACCGGTCAGCCGCCAAGGTTTGGGAACAGCGCCAGTTCGCAAATCTGGATGACCAAGTCGAACTTGGCACGCGCAACATCAAGATTGCATTGCGCAAACTGCGGCGGTTTGCACGCCTGGGTGCGGCCGAGGAATTGGATTTGGAACGCACGATTGAAGGCACGGCGCGCAATGCGGGCTGGCTCGATTTGAAGTTCCGCCCGGAGCGGCATAACGCCGTCAAGGTACTGCTGTTTCTGGACGTTGGCGGGTCCATGGACACGCATGTGCAGCTCTGCGAGGAGTTGTTCTCAGCCACCAAATCCGAGTTCAAGCACCTGGAGCATTTCTACTTCCACAACTTCGTCTACGAGCGCGTATGGCGCGACAACAAGATGCGTTGGCAGGAAACCACTCCGATGTTCGACGTGCTGCACAAGTTCGGCAGCGACTATCGCGTCATCTTTGTGGGCGACGCGAGCATGGCGCCGTCGGAGATCAGCATGCCCGGTGGTTCGATCGAGCATTGGAATGAAGAGTCCGGCGCCACCTGGCTCACGCGCATTACCGACCTGTATCCGCGCGCCATCTGGCTGAATCCTGTGCCCGAGCCACAATGGGAATGGACGCCGTCGATTGCGATGACCCGCGAACTGATGGGCGAGCGCATGTTTCCGATGACTTTGGCGGGACTCGACCGCGCCATTCAGAAGCTGCGTGCCTGA
- the tatA gene encoding Sec-independent protein translocase subunit TatA, with product MGIGSIWHWLIVLLIVVLIFGTKKLRNMGGDLGGAVREFKKGLNGDEEQKRLEADKSESKDEKQ from the coding sequence ATGGGAATCGGCAGCATTTGGCATTGGCTGATCGTGCTTTTGATCGTGGTGCTGATTTTCGGCACGAAGAAGCTGCGCAATATGGGCGGCGACCTCGGTGGCGCGGTGCGCGAATTCAAGAAGGGCCTGAACGGTGACGAGGAGCAGAAGCGCCTGGAAGCCGACAAGTCGGAAAGCAAGGACGAGAAGCAGTAA
- a CDS encoding GNAT family N-acetyltransferase: MSVPASMAVDIRFRDAKLADAPAVAALIEALGYPCELGEAERRIRRVNASPRQALILAILGDSVCGLISVDYMFYLPLGRDTCRITALVVDARFRSQGVGRALLRHAESLARRENVARIELTTAGHRHEAHAFYTQCGYERSSVRFVKPLGDA, encoded by the coding sequence ATGTCCGTCCCGGCGTCCATGGCGGTCGATATCCGGTTTCGCGACGCGAAACTGGCGGACGCGCCAGCCGTCGCGGCCCTGATCGAAGCCTTGGGCTACCCATGCGAACTTGGCGAGGCTGAGCGCCGCATCCGCCGCGTGAATGCCAGCCCGCGGCAGGCGCTGATTCTGGCCATCCTGGGCGATTCGGTCTGTGGGCTCATCTCGGTGGACTACATGTTCTATCTGCCGCTTGGCCGTGACACCTGCCGGATCACGGCCCTGGTCGTCGACGCCCGGTTCCGAAGCCAAGGCGTCGGCCGGGCTTTATTGCGCCATGCCGAAAGCTTGGCTCGGCGCGAAAACGTGGCTCGCATTGAATTGACAACCGCTGGCCATCGCCACGAAGCGCACGCGTTTTACACGCAGTGCGGCTATGAGCGGAGCTCGGTGCGCTTCGTGAAGCCTCTGGGCGATGCCTGA
- the tatC gene encoding twin-arginine translocase subunit TatC produces the protein MSTEHDQEMPFLSHLIELRTRLLRAVSVMLLVFLAMVPFANKIYSLFAGPLLKHMPEGGQMIAIEVISPFMVPVKLCFFLSVIVTAPWILYQAWAFVAPGLYRHEKRLAKPLLASATFLFYGGCAFAFFVALPGVFKFMQAFAPEGVAVMTDITKYLDFVLVMFLAFGVCFEVPVVVMILVLLGWVSIEQLKEARGYVIVGAFVVAAIVTPPDVVSQLMLAVPMCLLYEVGILAARVLAKRQENKIAPSA, from the coding sequence ATGAGCACCGAACACGATCAGGAAATGCCGTTTCTGTCGCATCTGATTGAGCTCAGAACGCGCCTGCTGCGCGCCGTGTCGGTCATGCTGCTGGTCTTTCTCGCCATGGTCCCGTTTGCGAACAAGATTTATAGCCTGTTTGCCGGCCCACTGCTGAAGCACATGCCGGAAGGCGGCCAGATGATTGCCATCGAGGTGATCAGCCCGTTCATGGTACCGGTCAAACTGTGCTTTTTCCTCTCGGTGATCGTCACGGCGCCGTGGATTCTCTATCAGGCTTGGGCCTTCGTTGCGCCTGGGCTGTACCGGCACGAAAAACGTCTGGCCAAGCCGTTGCTCGCGTCGGCGACTTTTCTGTTTTACGGCGGCTGCGCATTTGCGTTCTTCGTCGCACTACCGGGGGTCTTCAAATTCATGCAGGCCTTTGCGCCAGAAGGCGTCGCCGTGATGACCGACATCACCAAATATCTCGACTTCGTGCTCGTGATGTTTCTGGCCTTTGGTGTCTGCTTTGAAGTGCCGGTAGTGGTCATGATCCTGGTCTTGCTGGGCTGGGTCAGCATCGAGCAGCTCAAGGAGGCGCGCGGCTATGTGATTGTCGGCGCGTTCGTCGTCGCCGCCATTGTCACCCCACCTGATGTGGTCAGTCAGCTGATGCTGGCCGTGCCGATGTGCCTCTTATATGAAGTCGGCATCCTTGCCGCCCGTGTTCTGGCCAAGCGCCAGGAGAACAAAATCGCCCCTTCGGCCTGA
- a CDS encoding threonine/serine ThrE exporter family protein, with the protein MQAALFEAKVRFVSELAKRLHQYGTSAPRLESAIDSVSTRLGLSCNSLSTPTSIILSIGSLEDGPDALPRFTQVLRVEPGEVNLRRLSETDDIAERVYHGQLDVAQGLKLLQNLRSGLSRKAEVLQVLCFAIASTTVSVLLGGGLGDVLTATCFGLIIGLLGTLAGRIESFAASFELVAAFIATFGASLVAAHWVAINVRSVVIAALIVLLPGLMLTTAVVELSSRHLVAGSVRLMGASAILLKLAVGAAAGFQLAKTLHLGEAAAVTPALPSYASWIALLAGTYSFAILFQAAKRDIPLAMASAWLGYLCTTYAGQAYGQEFGVFFAGLVVACASNLFARLKNRPGAIVRVPGIILLVPGSVGFRSLFFVFERDVYLGLDMAFSLVVLLASLVAGLLLGNVLLPPRRSL; encoded by the coding sequence ATGCAGGCGGCTCTGTTTGAAGCCAAGGTCCGATTCGTCTCGGAACTGGCCAAGCGGTTGCATCAGTACGGCACCAGCGCGCCGCGTCTGGAGTCGGCAATCGACAGCGTCTCGACTCGCCTGGGTCTGAGCTGCAACAGCCTTTCCACCCCTACGTCGATCATTCTGTCGATCGGCAGCCTGGAGGACGGCCCCGATGCGCTGCCTCGGTTCACACAGGTGCTGCGGGTGGAACCGGGCGAGGTCAATCTGCGGCGGCTTTCCGAAACCGATGACATCGCCGAGCGGGTCTACCATGGCCAGCTTGATGTCGCGCAGGGGCTGAAGCTCCTGCAAAACCTACGTTCCGGCCTGAGCCGAAAGGCTGAGGTGCTCCAGGTCCTGTGCTTTGCCATCGCGTCCACCACCGTCTCGGTGCTGCTGGGCGGTGGGTTGGGCGACGTGCTCACCGCCACCTGTTTCGGCCTGATCATCGGCTTGTTGGGCACGCTGGCGGGTCGAATCGAGAGTTTTGCCGCCTCGTTCGAACTGGTCGCCGCATTCATCGCCACATTTGGCGCGTCACTGGTGGCAGCGCACTGGGTCGCGATCAACGTGCGCTCCGTGGTCATCGCCGCGCTGATCGTGCTGTTGCCGGGCCTGATGCTGACCACCGCCGTCGTCGAACTCAGTTCCCGACACCTTGTGGCAGGGAGCGTGCGCCTGATGGGTGCCAGCGCGATCCTGCTCAAACTGGCAGTGGGTGCCGCCGCAGGATTCCAACTCGCCAAAACGCTGCATTTGGGCGAGGCCGCAGCCGTGACACCAGCGCTGCCAAGCTATGCCTCCTGGATTGCCCTGCTGGCAGGTACCTATTCGTTTGCGATCCTGTTTCAGGCGGCAAAGCGCGATATTCCGCTTGCCATGGCGTCGGCCTGGCTCGGGTATCTATGTACGACCTATGCTGGCCAAGCCTATGGTCAAGAGTTCGGCGTGTTTTTTGCAGGCCTGGTGGTGGCGTGTGCGTCCAATCTGTTCGCCCGGCTCAAGAACCGCCCGGGTGCGATTGTCCGGGTGCCCGGCATTATTCTGCTCGTGCCCGGCTCGGTAGGCTTCAGGAGCCTGTTCTTTGTGTTCGAGCGCGATGTCTACCTTGGACTCGATATGGCGTTTTCTTTGGTCGTGCTGTTGGCGTCCCTGGTTGCTGGCCTGTTGCTGGGAAATGTACTCCTCCCGCCACGGCGAAGCCTGTAG
- the speD gene encoding adenosylmethionine decarboxylase: protein MVKPLPRLKLQGFNNLTKSLSFNIYDICYAVTPEQRERYIEYIDEAYNAERLTKILTNVSDRIGANILNIARQDYDPQGASVTILISEQPVIDSKDAGKDILSDAVVAHLDKSHITVHTYPESHPHNGISTFRADIDVATCGVISPLKALNYLIDSFESDIVVMDYRVRGFTRDVRGNKHYIDHKINSIQDYLAKSIHQKYEMLDVNVYQENLFHTKMHLKEFDLDTYLFETNSSDLSFKERKTIETLLKREIEELYHGRNLV from the coding sequence GTGGTCAAACCGCTTCCCCGGCTCAAGCTTCAGGGCTTCAACAACCTGACGAAGTCGCTGAGCTTCAATATCTACGACATCTGCTACGCCGTGACGCCGGAGCAGCGCGAGCGCTACATCGAGTACATCGACGAGGCCTACAACGCGGAGCGTCTGACGAAGATCCTGACGAACGTGTCGGATCGGATTGGCGCAAATATTCTGAATATTGCCCGCCAGGACTACGATCCTCAAGGCGCTTCAGTGACCATCCTGATCTCCGAGCAGCCCGTGATTGATTCGAAGGACGCCGGCAAGGACATCCTCTCGGATGCCGTGGTGGCCCATCTGGACAAGAGTCACATCACGGTGCACACGTACCCGGAGAGCCACCCGCACAACGGGATCTCGACGTTCCGTGCCGACATCGACGTGGCGACTTGCGGGGTGATTTCGCCGCTGAAGGCACTGAACTACCTGATCGACAGCTTTGAGTCCGACATCGTGGTCATGGACTACCGCGTGCGCGGTTTCACTCGTGACGTGCGCGGCAACAAGCACTACATCGACCACAAGATCAACTCGATCCAGGACTACCTGGCCAAGAGCATTCATCAGAAGTACGAGATGCTCGACGTCAACGTGTACCAGGAGAACCTGTTCCATACGAAGATGCACCTGAAGGAGTTCGACCTCGACACGTATCTGTTCGAGACGAATTCGTCGGATTTGAGCTTCAAGGAACGGAAAACCATCGAAACGCTGCTGAAGCGCGAGATCGAAGAGCTCTATCACGGCCGCAACCTGGTCTGA